Proteins encoded in a region of the Zea mays cultivar B73 chromosome 4, Zm-B73-REFERENCE-NAM-5.0, whole genome shotgun sequence genome:
- the LOC100272605 gene encoding uncharacterized protein isoform X2 gives MANDDPMADEAGVEDAFTQEINHSYVPRYHVLSWMETVEGMVAGVASLPPVYLILNREIYDTCSCLLMMPVWCQSYLLETGWGWKRLVPYRPGYVELHVFKKYLGDYFDHNREAFLCAEQKPDPFGWIVAEKSALIAAAKSCLKMEKALLRYCASFLTPDDKRLILRIKDQAKQMIQSEGDQSLIVTICLECIAKEAELMYNYLPCDFDTTEEVAVCNKVRRSALNLMLYKGSESAVAAGAMMGITTEAKSIFDLLSRDHDVVMEVFTCESIREHTASVLTQLGKEFACETATVNSSSARPMGVSDVRDLNSEVSGSMEDCTSMDGARF, from the exons ATGGCAAACG ATGACCCTATGGCAGATGAAGCCGGAGTAGAAGATGCCTTCACACAGGAGATCAATCATTCGTACGTCCCTAGATACCATGTGTTGAGTTGGATGGAAACTGTGGAGGGGATGGTGGCCGGTGTGGCGTCGCTTCCGCCGGTGTATTTGATACTGAACAGAG AGATATATGATACATGCTCCTGCTTGCTCATGATGCCGGTTTGGTGCCAAAGCT ATCTTCTTGAGACGGGATGGGGATGGAAGAGGCTGGTGCCCTACAGACCTGGTTATGTTGAGTTGCATGTGTTCAAGAAATACCTTGGGGACTATTTCGACCATAATCGTGAAGCTTTTCTTTGTGCCGAGCAGAAGCCTGATCCATTTGGATGGATTGTTGCTGAAAAGAGTGCCCTGATTGCTGCAGCCAAATCG TGCCTCAAGATGGAGAAGGCACTTCTCAGGTACTGTGCTAGCTTTCTCACTCCTGACGACAAAAGGCTGATCCTCCGGATCAAggaccaggcaaagcaaatgatcCAATCAGAGGGTGATCAATCTTTGATTGTAACTATATGCTTGGAG TGTATTGCGAAGGAGGCCGAGTTAATGTACAATTATTTGCCTTGTGATTTTGACACCACCGAAGAAGTCGCCGTCTGCAATAAGGTTCGGCGGTCTGCCTTGAATCTTATGCTCTACAAAGGTTCTgaatctgctgttgctgctggtgCCATGATG GGTATCACAACAGAGGCTAAGTCCATTTTTGACTTGCTTAGTCGAGACCATGACGTGGTCATGGAAGTTTTTACTTGTGAGAGTATAAGGGAACATACAGCATCAGTTCTGACCCAGCTTGGGAAGGAATTTGCTTGCGAGACTGCTACTGTGAACAGCTCATCAGCGCGGCCTATGGG GGTCAGTGATGTTAGAGATCTGAACTCTGAAGTATCTGGTTCAATGGAAGACTGTACGAGTATGGATGGAGCAAGGTTTTAA
- the LOC100272605 gene encoding uncharacterized protein isoform X3: MANAADDPMADEAGVEDAFTQEINHSYVPRYHVLSWMETVEGMVAGVASLPPVYLILNRDLLETGWGWKRLVPYRPGYVELHVFKKYLGDYFDHNREAFLCAEQKPDPFGWIVAEKSALIAAAKSCLKMEKALLRYCASFLTPDDKRLILRIKDQAKQMIQSEGDQSLIVTICLECIAKEAELMYNYLPCDFDTTEEVAVCNKVRRSALNLMLYKGSESAVAAGAMMGITTEAKSIFDLLSRDHDVVMEVFTCESIREHTASVLTQLGKEFACETATVNSSSARPMGVSDVRDLNSEVSGSMEDCTSMDGARF; the protein is encoded by the exons ATGGCAAACG CCGCAGATGACCCTATGGCAGATGAAGCCGGAGTAGAAGATGCCTTCACACAGGAGATCAATCATTCGTACGTCCCTAGATACCATGTGTTGAGTTGGATGGAAACTGTGGAGGGGATGGTGGCCGGTGTGGCGTCGCTTCCGCCGGTGTATTTGATACTGAACAGAG ATCTTCTTGAGACGGGATGGGGATGGAAGAGGCTGGTGCCCTACAGACCTGGTTATGTTGAGTTGCATGTGTTCAAGAAATACCTTGGGGACTATTTCGACCATAATCGTGAAGCTTTTCTTTGTGCCGAGCAGAAGCCTGATCCATTTGGATGGATTGTTGCTGAAAAGAGTGCCCTGATTGCTGCAGCCAAATCG TGCCTCAAGATGGAGAAGGCACTTCTCAGGTACTGTGCTAGCTTTCTCACTCCTGACGACAAAAGGCTGATCCTCCGGATCAAggaccaggcaaagcaaatgatcCAATCAGAGGGTGATCAATCTTTGATTGTAACTATATGCTTGGAG TGTATTGCGAAGGAGGCCGAGTTAATGTACAATTATTTGCCTTGTGATTTTGACACCACCGAAGAAGTCGCCGTCTGCAATAAGGTTCGGCGGTCTGCCTTGAATCTTATGCTCTACAAAGGTTCTgaatctgctgttgctgctggtgCCATGATG GGTATCACAACAGAGGCTAAGTCCATTTTTGACTTGCTTAGTCGAGACCATGACGTGGTCATGGAAGTTTTTACTTGTGAGAGTATAAGGGAACATACAGCATCAGTTCTGACCCAGCTTGGGAAGGAATTTGCTTGCGAGACTGCTACTGTGAACAGCTCATCAGCGCGGCCTATGGG GGTCAGTGATGTTAGAGATCTGAACTCTGAAGTATCTGGTTCAATGGAAGACTGTACGAGTATGGATGGAGCAAGGTTTTAA
- the LOC100272605 gene encoding uncharacterized protein LOC100272605, with amino-acid sequence MANAADDPMADEAGVEDAFTQEINHSYVPRYHVLSWMETVEGMVAGVASLPPVYLILNREIYDTCSCLLMMPVWCQSYLLETGWGWKRLVPYRPGYVELHVFKKYLGDYFDHNREAFLCAEQKPDPFGWIVAEKSALIAAAKSCLKMEKALLRYCASFLTPDDKRLILRIKDQAKQMIQSEGDQSLIVTICLECIAKEAELMYNYLPCDFDTTEEVAVCNKVRRSALNLMLYKGSESAVAAGAMMVCS; translated from the exons ATGGCAAACG CCGCAGATGACCCTATGGCAGATGAAGCCGGAGTAGAAGATGCCTTCACACAGGAGATCAATCATTCGTACGTCCCTAGATACCATGTGTTGAGTTGGATGGAAACTGTGGAGGGGATGGTGGCCGGTGTGGCGTCGCTTCCGCCGGTGTATTTGATACTGAACAGAG AGATATATGATACATGCTCCTGCTTGCTCATGATGCCGGTTTGGTGCCAAAGCT ATCTTCTTGAGACGGGATGGGGATGGAAGAGGCTGGTGCCCTACAGACCTGGTTATGTTGAGTTGCATGTGTTCAAGAAATACCTTGGGGACTATTTCGACCATAATCGTGAAGCTTTTCTTTGTGCCGAGCAGAAGCCTGATCCATTTGGATGGATTGTTGCTGAAAAGAGTGCCCTGATTGCTGCAGCCAAATCG TGCCTCAAGATGGAGAAGGCACTTCTCAGGTACTGTGCTAGCTTTCTCACTCCTGACGACAAAAGGCTGATCCTCCGGATCAAggaccaggcaaagcaaatgatcCAATCAGAGGGTGATCAATCTTTGATTGTAACTATATGCTTGGAG TGTATTGCGAAGGAGGCCGAGTTAATGTACAATTATTTGCCTTGTGATTTTGACACCACCGAAGAAGTCGCCGTCTGCAATAAGGTTCGGCGGTCTGCCTTGAATCTTATGCTCTACAAAGGTTCTgaatctgctgttgctgctggtgCCATGATGGTGTGTTCCTGA
- the LOC100272605 gene encoding uncharacterized protein isoform X4 — protein sequence MANDDPMADEAGVEDAFTQEINHSYVPRYHVLSWMETVEGMVAGVASLPPVYLILNRDLLETGWGWKRLVPYRPGYVELHVFKKYLGDYFDHNREAFLCAEQKPDPFGWIVAEKSALIAAAKSCLKMEKALLRYCASFLTPDDKRLILRIKDQAKQMIQSEGDQSLIVTICLECIAKEAELMYNYLPCDFDTTEEVAVCNKVRRSALNLMLYKGSESAVAAGAMMGITTEAKSIFDLLSRDHDVVMEVFTCESIREHTASVLTQLGKEFACETATVNSSSARPMGVSDVRDLNSEVSGSMEDCTSMDGARF from the exons ATGGCAAACG ATGACCCTATGGCAGATGAAGCCGGAGTAGAAGATGCCTTCACACAGGAGATCAATCATTCGTACGTCCCTAGATACCATGTGTTGAGTTGGATGGAAACTGTGGAGGGGATGGTGGCCGGTGTGGCGTCGCTTCCGCCGGTGTATTTGATACTGAACAGAG ATCTTCTTGAGACGGGATGGGGATGGAAGAGGCTGGTGCCCTACAGACCTGGTTATGTTGAGTTGCATGTGTTCAAGAAATACCTTGGGGACTATTTCGACCATAATCGTGAAGCTTTTCTTTGTGCCGAGCAGAAGCCTGATCCATTTGGATGGATTGTTGCTGAAAAGAGTGCCCTGATTGCTGCAGCCAAATCG TGCCTCAAGATGGAGAAGGCACTTCTCAGGTACTGTGCTAGCTTTCTCACTCCTGACGACAAAAGGCTGATCCTCCGGATCAAggaccaggcaaagcaaatgatcCAATCAGAGGGTGATCAATCTTTGATTGTAACTATATGCTTGGAG TGTATTGCGAAGGAGGCCGAGTTAATGTACAATTATTTGCCTTGTGATTTTGACACCACCGAAGAAGTCGCCGTCTGCAATAAGGTTCGGCGGTCTGCCTTGAATCTTATGCTCTACAAAGGTTCTgaatctgctgttgctgctggtgCCATGATG GGTATCACAACAGAGGCTAAGTCCATTTTTGACTTGCTTAGTCGAGACCATGACGTGGTCATGGAAGTTTTTACTTGTGAGAGTATAAGGGAACATACAGCATCAGTTCTGACCCAGCTTGGGAAGGAATTTGCTTGCGAGACTGCTACTGTGAACAGCTCATCAGCGCGGCCTATGGG GGTCAGTGATGTTAGAGATCTGAACTCTGAAGTATCTGGTTCAATGGAAGACTGTACGAGTATGGATGGAGCAAGGTTTTAA
- the LOC100272605 gene encoding uncharacterized protein isoform X1, with the protein MANAADDPMADEAGVEDAFTQEINHSYVPRYHVLSWMETVEGMVAGVASLPPVYLILNREIYDTCSCLLMMPVWCQSYLLETGWGWKRLVPYRPGYVELHVFKKYLGDYFDHNREAFLCAEQKPDPFGWIVAEKSALIAAAKSCLKMEKALLRYCASFLTPDDKRLILRIKDQAKQMIQSEGDQSLIVTICLECIAKEAELMYNYLPCDFDTTEEVAVCNKVRRSALNLMLYKGSESAVAAGAMMGITTEAKSIFDLLSRDHDVVMEVFTCESIREHTASVLTQLGKEFACETATVNSSSARPMGVSDVRDLNSEVSGSMEDCTSMDGARF; encoded by the exons ATGGCAAACG CCGCAGATGACCCTATGGCAGATGAAGCCGGAGTAGAAGATGCCTTCACACAGGAGATCAATCATTCGTACGTCCCTAGATACCATGTGTTGAGTTGGATGGAAACTGTGGAGGGGATGGTGGCCGGTGTGGCGTCGCTTCCGCCGGTGTATTTGATACTGAACAGAG AGATATATGATACATGCTCCTGCTTGCTCATGATGCCGGTTTGGTGCCAAAGCT ATCTTCTTGAGACGGGATGGGGATGGAAGAGGCTGGTGCCCTACAGACCTGGTTATGTTGAGTTGCATGTGTTCAAGAAATACCTTGGGGACTATTTCGACCATAATCGTGAAGCTTTTCTTTGTGCCGAGCAGAAGCCTGATCCATTTGGATGGATTGTTGCTGAAAAGAGTGCCCTGATTGCTGCAGCCAAATCG TGCCTCAAGATGGAGAAGGCACTTCTCAGGTACTGTGCTAGCTTTCTCACTCCTGACGACAAAAGGCTGATCCTCCGGATCAAggaccaggcaaagcaaatgatcCAATCAGAGGGTGATCAATCTTTGATTGTAACTATATGCTTGGAG TGTATTGCGAAGGAGGCCGAGTTAATGTACAATTATTTGCCTTGTGATTTTGACACCACCGAAGAAGTCGCCGTCTGCAATAAGGTTCGGCGGTCTGCCTTGAATCTTATGCTCTACAAAGGTTCTgaatctgctgttgctgctggtgCCATGATG GGTATCACAACAGAGGCTAAGTCCATTTTTGACTTGCTTAGTCGAGACCATGACGTGGTCATGGAAGTTTTTACTTGTGAGAGTATAAGGGAACATACAGCATCAGTTCTGACCCAGCTTGGGAAGGAATTTGCTTGCGAGACTGCTACTGTGAACAGCTCATCAGCGCGGCCTATGGG GGTCAGTGATGTTAGAGATCTGAACTCTGAAGTATCTGGTTCAATGGAAGACTGTACGAGTATGGATGGAGCAAGGTTTTAA
- the LOC100272605 gene encoding uncharacterized protein isoform X5 yields MANAADDPMADEAGVEDAFTQEINHSYVPRYHVLSWMETVEGMVAGVASLPPVYLILNREIYDTCSCLLMMPVWCQSYLLETGWGWKRLVPYRPGYVELHVFKKYLGDYFDHNREAFLCAEQKPDPFGWIVAEKSALIAAAKSCLKMEKALLRYCASFLTPDDKRLILRIKDQAKQMIQSEGDQSLIVTICLECIAKEAELMYNYLPCDFDTTEEVAVCNKVRRSALNLMLYKGSESAVAAGAMMLDD; encoded by the exons ATGGCAAACG CCGCAGATGACCCTATGGCAGATGAAGCCGGAGTAGAAGATGCCTTCACACAGGAGATCAATCATTCGTACGTCCCTAGATACCATGTGTTGAGTTGGATGGAAACTGTGGAGGGGATGGTGGCCGGTGTGGCGTCGCTTCCGCCGGTGTATTTGATACTGAACAGAG AGATATATGATACATGCTCCTGCTTGCTCATGATGCCGGTTTGGTGCCAAAGCT ATCTTCTTGAGACGGGATGGGGATGGAAGAGGCTGGTGCCCTACAGACCTGGTTATGTTGAGTTGCATGTGTTCAAGAAATACCTTGGGGACTATTTCGACCATAATCGTGAAGCTTTTCTTTGTGCCGAGCAGAAGCCTGATCCATTTGGATGGATTGTTGCTGAAAAGAGTGCCCTGATTGCTGCAGCCAAATCG TGCCTCAAGATGGAGAAGGCACTTCTCAGGTACTGTGCTAGCTTTCTCACTCCTGACGACAAAAGGCTGATCCTCCGGATCAAggaccaggcaaagcaaatgatcCAATCAGAGGGTGATCAATCTTTGATTGTAACTATATGCTTGGAG TGTATTGCGAAGGAGGCCGAGTTAATGTACAATTATTTGCCTTGTGATTTTGACACCACCGAAGAAGTCGCCGTCTGCAATAAGGTTCGGCGGTCTGCCTTGAATCTTATGCTCTACAAAGGTTCTgaatctgctgttgctgctggtgCCATGATG CTTGATGACTGA